The region TTCTTTATTCATTTTTAGCGAACCTGCAGCATCCTCAAGAATCTCGATATACTCACCTAAGTCTCTTCCAACTTTTCTCAGCACAAACTCCCCTCTTTCATTTCTGACTATCTCGACTCTATCTCCAATTTTTATATTGAGTGACTTTCTAACCTCCGGTGGAATCGTTATCTGATACTTCCTTGTTACAACACCCATGTACTACAGTTTGTCGGTAGTACTTAATAAATCTTATCAGTCCAGCATAAAACAGCCAATCCCGCAGAGGTTACAGAAATGCTGACCCGAAGAATAAGCGGGCCCGGCGGGATTCGAACCCGCGATCTGCAGCTTAGGAGGCTGCCGCCTTATCCTAGCTAGGCTACGGGCCCTGAAAACATTACTTTAAGAAGGGGCCACCAAGGGAATATAAAAGTTATGGCAGAGCGCCAAATGGTAATGAAAATTAATGCAAAAAGTTAAAACCCGTGAGCCGTTCAATCCCTCAGGATATCCTCATACCCTTAGGAAGAGCGCTCGTGTTCCCACATGATCTGCAGACGTAATACGAAAACCTCTCATCCTCAGACATGTAGGAAAACCTTCCATCACCGCAGTTGAGACACACCATTTCAATCACCCTTATTAAATGATAAATAGTTAAGATTTAAAAATCTTTCGTTATTAATCATTATGTATGCTCAAAATCCAATGAACCCACGACATTGAAAAAACAGATATGGTGGCAGAATACCGGACAAAAATGAAGATGCTAAAAAGGCAGAGCTAAACAAACATCTGTTTTGGAGGTTGTTTCGACGGTTTGGACACTCTGCTTATGGACATTATGAAGTCCTCGGTGTTCAGCACGTCCTTGCCCTCGACGATGGCACGATGGAGAGAGGCTTTGATCACCTTTTCAACAAGGTCCCTTCCGGAGAAACCTTCAGTGACCCTTGCTATCTCATTCAGATCAGCGTTGACAGAAACCGGAAAGTCCGAAAGGTTCTTCTCAAGTATTTTCTGCCTCTCCTCAAGACCCGGCAATCTGAACTCTATCTCTTCCTCAAATCTGCTCCGGATGGATGCGTCAAGCATATCTATTCTGTTTGTGGCCGCAATTGTGCAGATACCATCGTTCATCTCTATTCCATCAAGCTCGGTGAGAAGGGCGTTCACGACCTCGCTCACATCGCCCCTCAGGTCCTGATAGCTCCTGTCAAGGGCAATGCTGTCAAATTCATCGAGGAAAACAATGCACGGGGAGAGCTGCCTCGCCCTTTCATACAGCTCATGAATTCTCCTCGCACCATCCCCAACATGCTCGCCTATGAGCTTGGTGGATTTCACAGAGAGAAACGGGACGTGAGCCTCGTTTGCGAGGGCTTTTGCTGTCATGGTCTTTCCGGTCCCGGGAGGACCGTAAAATAGGACGTTCTTCGGAGCCCATTTTCCAAACTTCTTTGGATTTTTGAGATATTCGAGAATTATCCTTGCCTTCTTCTTCGCCTCATCCTGGCCAACAACATCCTCAAGCCCCACATCCACAACAAGCTCGGTAGTTATATCGTTTGATTTGCTCTCCACGAGAAATATCGTGCCGTCACCGATCATACCCTCTTCCGGCTCGCAGTTAACAACCTCGAAGGCAAAATCCGGAAACATTCTAACGTCGAATAGCATCTTTCCCTTAAAGATATACTCTCCCTTCCACTGGTCTTTTGCATAGCGGTCAAATACCTTCAGGTTGTCCACCTTGGGATACTCATGATAGCTCGCCTTGAGCGGATAACCAAGAGGTTTGAGTATGACGTATCTGACCTCTCCTCTACTCTTGCCAGTCATTCAAACCGAAAAACTATTTGAACTTATTAATAATCTTTGCCCTTATGAGACTGTTTGTTGCCATCGATATCAGCGAAGACATCAGAAAAGAGCTTTTACCACTTCTATCCCTTCTGTCAGGTTACAGAGGAATAAAACCCGTAGAACCGGAGAACCTCCACATCACACTGAAGTTTCTCGGAGAGGTCAATGACGCAAAGGCTGAGCTGATAAGGGACAGGCTGAGGCAGATTCAACTCGAGCCATTTAAAATAAGATTCAGAGGTATCGGGTTCTTCCCGAATTCAAATTACCTGAGGGTTATATGGATAGGAGTTGAAGGAGACGGGATTTACAGCCTTGCAAAGGACGTGGAGGAAAGCATGAGGAAGCTCGGGTTCAAGAAAGACAAGGACTTCAAGGCACACCTCACAGTCGGCAGAGTTAAAAGGATCGGACCCCAGGACAAGGCCAAGCTCCTGAAAGAGCTGGAAACGTACAGCAGAGAGTATGGAGAGATGGTGGTGGATAACTTCAGGCTGAAGAAGTCAACTCTCACACCTAAGGGACCGATTTACGAGGACGTTGAGGTCTTCGGGGGGTTGTAGAGAGATGACAGATGTTGCAGAGGTCATTCAGAGGGTCATTCCCAACGTCATTCCCGATGAGAACCTTGTCAGAAAGGCAAAATCGGTTGAAGAGACCATCAAAAGCAGGCTTGAAACAATACTCGGAAATTATCCTGAAATCGAGTACAGATTCCTCGGGAGTTATGCAAGAAACACCTGGCTCCCGGAAGGGCTTGAAATTGACGTTTTTCTGCTTTTTCCCGAAAGCTACAGCTTTGAAGAGCTGGAAAAGGTCGGAATAGAGATCGGAAAGCAGATTGTGGACAGCTACGAATTGAGGTATGCGGCACATCCCTACGTCCACGGGACTGTGGATGGAGTCGAGATTGACGTCGTGCCGTGTTACAGGCTGAAAAGCCCCGAAAGAATTAAGAGTGCGGTAGACAGAACCCCGTTTCACCACGAGTGGCTTAAAGACAGAATCAAAGGAAAGGAGAACGAGGTCAGGCTCCTGAAGAGATTCCTCAAAGCCGGCGGGATTTACGGTGCGGAATACAGGGTCAGGGGTTTTTCTGGCTATCTGTGCGAGCTTCTTATTGTTTTTTACGGCTCTTTTGAAAACCTTGTAAGGAATGCGTCCCGCTGGAGAAGGGATCTCGTCATAGATGTCGAGAACGAAGAGGTCAGGGTGAAGAAAGGTCTTCAGAACGTTCTCGTTATAGACCCTGTTGACAGAAAGAGAAACGTCGCCGCAAACCTGAGCGTTGACAGCCTTGCAAAGTTCATAGAGCGGTGCAGGCTCTTCCTTGAGGAGCCTTCCGAGGAGTTTTTCATAGCAAGAGAGAGTCCAGTCAGTGCGGAGAGACTAAATTACGAGCTTGAAAACAGGTTTGTTTACGTGGTTGTTTTTGAGAGACCGCCAATAGTTGAGGACAACCTCTACACACAGCTTGAGAGGGCAGAGAAGAGAATAAAAAAGCTGCTCGAGGAGAACGAGTTTCAGGTGATGAGAACGGGACACCACGCTGGGCAGAATTGCTACCTGCTCTTTGAAACCCTTTCTGGAGAGGTTTCCGGAGTTAAAAAGCATTATGGCCCCAAGATAGAGAGCTACGAGAATTCAATGAGGTTTATCAGAAAGAACAGAGAATACAGCCGGTTTTTCGAGAACGGCAGATACGTCACATACAGAACGAGGAGACTGAAAAAGGTGGAGCAGGTGATAGAGCACGCCATAAGAACCCAGCACGAGTCGATGGGAAAGGACGTCTCTGACTACATAAGATACGGATCCGTGTATTCTGGGAGGGAAATACTGAAGCTCGACGACCTTCTCCACACCCTGGCTGACTTTCTGGGGGTGAAAGAATGAAAATAACCTTCCTCGGTACGGGTGTTGCGGTGAGCCTCGCCGGAAAGGCGCAGCAGTCTATTCTGATAGAGGACGATAAGCTCGTGCTTGTGGACTGCGGATTCGGAACAATGCTCAGACTCCAGCAGGCAGGGTATGATGCAACAGACATTGACGCAATCGTTCTCACCCATTTTCATCTCGACCACTGCGGAGAGCTGATGGGAATTCTGAAGGCGAGGTGGCTAAACGGTGCGAAGAAAATCGACATCCACGCCCCGGAAGGCGCCAGAAACTTCATGGACAGCTTTTTCTCAGCATCTCCATATCTAATCGGAAAACCTGACTTCAGAGTTTACGAGGTTTCTGACGGAGATATCTTTTCAATCGGACACCTGAAATTCGAGGCGAGGAAAACGATACACTCTCTGGAGAGCTTGGGATATGCAGTGAATGATGTGCTGATTTCAGGGGACACGTCAGCATTTTCAGGGCTTTACCACGATGTCGATACGGTGATTCATGAAATGTCCCTGGACTTCGGCGGAAAGCCAGACTTCCACACCTCACCCGAGAACTTCGCAGAAAACGCCGGAAACATCAGGAAGGCGTACTTCATACACCTCTACCCCCCAGCGTACGGGAACAGGAAAAATATTGCAGCGTTTCTCGAAAAGAAAGGAGTCAGAGCTGAGTATCCGAACGATCTCGAAGTTTTGATGCTGTGATTTAGCAAAGCAGAGAACACATCACAGATAGAGAAACTAATCCACGTTTAGCTTAGATAGTCACAGATCCATAATGCGTGATAGTTCCTTCCAGTTTTTAACCCAATACCGGTCTGATTTTAACAAATACGGAGGTGATTGAATTGTTTAGGAAGGGTACTTTCAATCCCTTAAAGGTCTGATTTCAACTTAAAAAGAAAGTATCTTCAAAATTCAGAAAGTATGCTTTCAATCCCTTAAAGGTCTGATTTCAACCCTCATGTTAGGAATATCTTGCCAATTATTGCCGAAATCTTTCAATCCCTTAAAGGTCTGATTTCAACATCCACCTCTCCACTAACTTGTACAGTGTGTCTGCTCTTTCAATCCCTTAAAGGTCTGATTTCAACGCCACTACGCCCACCCCCTCACTTATACACTATAAACTTTCAATCCCTTAAAGGTCTGATTTCAACCAGACTAGCTATATCTCAGACTCGACGTTGATTGAGATCTTTCAATCCCTTAAAGGTCTGATTTCAACGTAGTGTGATCGTCTTATCATCAATTATTTTCCCACCTACCTTTCAATCCCTTAAAGGTCTGATTTCAACTCTCTGCAATGTTGGTAGTCCCCGTGATTTCAATTTCTCTTTCAATCCCTTAAAGGTCTGATTTCAACGTGTAATTGAGTAGGTGGAGTTTAGTCAAAAATAGATCCTTTCAATCCCTTAAAGGTCTGATTTCAACGTTGGAGACCACGGGTCGAGGAAGTACCCGGTTTGGAACTTTCAATCCCTTAAAGGTCTGATTTCAACCTCCGCTAATATACCCTTAAAATCCTTTAAAAAGCTTTCTTCTCGCTTCTTTCATTTAAATACTGCAGCAAACCCCCAGTGATGCAGGTCATTTATAACGTTATGCGACTTTTATTCCGGAGTTTGTTTTTGAATTCGGGTTATTTAGAAGGTTCTATTCTGAAATTGATTAATTCTGTCTGGGGAGAGAAGGGAGATAAAAATAATCTGGCCCGAATTCTGGAAAGAAGGAAGTGAAAATTAAAAGGTTTTACTATAAAAATGATGGATTAAAAGATTTGCGACTCAATTTAAACGGCAATTTTCCCGATTGAGAGGCAGCACAGAACCAGAATCAGTAAAGAAGCCATACTGGCTGGGATTTACTGGAAAACAACCGTGTTTGCCTGAGGCACAACTCGACTCACCGGAAGAAAAACTGCGTCCAGGCCGGAGGGCTTGACCACACCTATGCTCCGTCCACGTTCCGGATTTCCAGGAGAGCAGCATTGCAGGAATGACCGGGAATGTCGAAAACTTTAAAGCCTTCCCGTATTTTTAGCCCCCATGAAAATACTCCTGCTTCACTCGGACTACATCGAGTATGAGGTCAAGAAGAAGACCAGACTTGCCGAACCATTTGAGGGCAAGGGTGAGAGGGTAGATGAGGCCCTTGTGGTTTTCATTTCTGTCGAAAAAGGAGATACGGAAGATACAGCATTAAAAGCCGTTGAGGAAATATCTGAAGTCGCAAAAAAGGTTAATGCCGAAAAGGTTGTTCTCTATCCTTACGCTCACCTTTCGTCAAATCTTGCCGATCCAGAAACTGCCGTAAAGCTACTGAAATTCATGGAAGAGAAACTCTCCTCCAGCTTCGAGGTTCATCGCTCGCCGTTTGGATGGTACAAAGCCTTCAAAATCTCATGCAAGGGACACCCTCTCAGCGAGCTTTCCAGGGAGATCAAAGGTGAGGATATTGAGGTAACCCAGGCGTTGAGGGATGAGGAGAAGGCCAAAAGCTACTGGTACATCCTCACGCCGGAAAAGGAGCTTGCCCAGGTTGAAGATTTTGACTTCAGTCAGTACCCAAACCTGAAGAAGTTCGTGGACTATGAGATATCAAAGAGGAGAGCCGTGGACAGGGTTCCTCCGCACGTTGAGCTTATGAAAAGGCTCGAAATCGCAGATTACGAGGAAGCATCAGACAGCGGACACATGCGCTACTATCCCAACGGCAGACTGATAAAGAGCCTTCTCGAGATGTTTGTAACAGAGAAGTGCATTGAGTACGGGGCGATGGAGGTAGAGACCCCAATAATGTACGATAGGGCCCATCCAACCCTGAGGAAGTACTTGGAAAGGTTCCCGGCCAGGCAGTACATAATCAAGGGCGACAAGAGGGATTTCTTCCTGAGGTTCGCCGCCTGTTTCGGCCAGTTTTTAATGACGTCTCAGGCCACGATAACCTACAGGCACCTGCCTTTGAAAATGTACGAACTCACTCGATACTCATTCAGGAAAGAGCAGAGAGGCGAGCTTGTAGGACTGAGAAGGCTGAGAGCGTTCACCATGCCCGACATGCACACAATAGTCAGAGACATTGAAGAGGCAAAGGAGGAGTTCTATAACCAGTACAAGCTGTCGGTCGAGGTGCTGAGAGAAATAGGCCTTGAGCCTGAGGACTATGAAGTTGCTATCAGGATAACCAAGGACTTCTATGAAGAAAATAAGGAGTTCATCCACTCGATAGCCGAAGTCCTGAACAAGCCCATACTCATCGAGATGTGGGACAGGAGGTTCTTCTACTTCGTGCTGAAGTTCGAGTTCAATTTCGTTGATGCACTTGACAAAGCCTCTGCTCTCTCAACAGTTCAGATTGACGTGGAGAACGCGGAGAGATATGGCATTACTTACGTGGATTCTGACGGTAAGGAAAAACACCCGCTCATCCTGCACTGCTCTGCAAGTGGTGCAATAGAGAGAGTGATGTACTCTCTGCTTGAAAAGGAGTACATGAAAGCGGAGGAGGGCAAACTCCCCATGCTGCCCGTATGGCTCTCCCCAACACAGGTCAGGATAATTCCGATAGCCGAAAGGCATCTCGAAAAAGCCATTGAAATCGCAGAAGTTCTCAGAGCAAACAGAATAAGGGCAGATGTCGATGACAGGGAGGAAACCACAGGAAAGAAGGTGAGGGATGCTGCAACCCAGTGGGTCCCGTATGTGGTCGTTGTGGGAGACCGGGAGCTGGAGAGCGGAAAGCTGAGCGTTACCGTTAGAAAGGAATCCACCAAGGAAAAGCAGAAGAAGGTTGAAATGACCGTTGACGAGCTGATCGAAGAAGTTAAAAAGGAGTGCGAAGGTAGACCGTACAAGCCGCTCCCCATGCCCGTACTGCTATCTAAAAGACCATCTATGAGGTGATGATATGGAAAAAAATCTTCTGAAAACGTTTGTGCCGCTGATTGTTGGTCTGGTTGCCGGAGTGCTGTCGTACTTCGTCACGGGCGACCTCCGTACAAGGGATCCCGTGGGGATTATAGTGCTCGTTTTCTTCATCTATCTCCACAAGCTCATACTTCCGAAGTATGGCGTTGAAATCGAATCAAAGGACTGGGTGGGGATAGGCTTTCTGACACTCGCAACCTGGTACATCTCCTGGACGATTCTGCTGAACATGTGAACATTCCCCAATTTAATTCCCTTCAGTCATAACTCCAGAGGTCGGCAGGTATTCCCGGAACCCTTATATTCAGCCCAATTTTCCAACAACCGGATGAGCCTGAGGATCGCTGTTGTTGACAGGGAGCGATGTCAGCCCAAGAAGTGCGGGCAGGAGTGTCTGAAGTACTGCCCCGTTGTAAGAACGGGAGGAGAGGCAATAGTTATCGAGGAAAAAGCCATCATAAGCGAGGAGCTCTGCCAGGGATGCGGCATATGTGTCAAAAAATGCCCGTTCGGGGCGATAACGATAGTCGGCCTGCCATCCCAGCTTGAGGGTCATGAGGTTCATCGCTACGGTAAAAACGGTTTTGTTCTGTACAATCTGCCCATACCGAGAAAGGGACATGTTGTCGGCATTCTCGGCCCGAATGGAACGGGTAAGAGTACGGCTCTGAAAATCCTCTCAGGTCAGCTCATACCCAACCTCGGAAAGGAGAAAGCAGACTGGGATGAGGTTCTTGACAGATTCCAGGGGACCGAGCTTTTTGACTACCTTAAATCTCTCGCAGACGGTGGTGTGAGGGTCAGCGTTAAACCCCAGTACATTGAGGGCATCCCCAAGGTATACAGGGGAAAGGCAATTGACCTGCTCTCCAAGGTTGATGAAAGAGGCGAACTTGACGAATACATAGGCAAGCTGAACCTGACAAACGCCGTGAACAGAGACATAAAGGATCTGAGCGGCGGAGAGCTACAGAGGGTGGCGATAGCTGCATGTCTGCTGAGAGATGCTGATTTCTACTTCTTGGATGAGATAACATCGTATCTCGACATATACCAGAGGATAGAGTCGGCAAAGGTTGTCAGAGAGGTGGCGGAAAAGAGACCGGTGATGATAGTTGAGCATGACCTTGCCATACTTGACATGCTTGCAGATTATGTCCACATAAGCTACGGCGAGCCAGCAGTCTA is a window of Geoglobus acetivorans DNA encoding:
- a CDS encoding AAA family ATPase, whose protein sequence is MTGKSRGEVRYVILKPLGYPLKASYHEYPKVDNLKVFDRYAKDQWKGEYIFKGKMLFDVRMFPDFAFEVVNCEPEEGMIGDGTIFLVESKSNDITTELVVDVGLEDVVGQDEAKKKARIILEYLKNPKKFGKWAPKNVLFYGPPGTGKTMTAKALANEAHVPFLSVKSTKLIGEHVGDGARRIHELYERARQLSPCIVFLDEFDSIALDRSYQDLRGDVSEVVNALLTELDGIEMNDGICTIAATNRIDMLDASIRSRFEEEIEFRLPGLEERQKILEKNLSDFPVSVNADLNEIARVTEGFSGRDLVEKVIKASLHRAIVEGKDVLNTEDFIMSISRVSKPSKQPPKQMFV
- the cca gene encoding CCA tRNA nucleotidyltransferase, whose amino-acid sequence is MTDVAEVIQRVIPNVIPDENLVRKAKSVEETIKSRLETILGNYPEIEYRFLGSYARNTWLPEGLEIDVFLLFPESYSFEELEKVGIEIGKQIVDSYELRYAAHPYVHGTVDGVEIDVVPCYRLKSPERIKSAVDRTPFHHEWLKDRIKGKENEVRLLKRFLKAGGIYGAEYRVRGFSGYLCELLIVFYGSFENLVRNASRWRRDLVIDVENEEVRVKKGLQNVLVIDPVDRKRNVAANLSVDSLAKFIERCRLFLEEPSEEFFIARESPVSAERLNYELENRFVYVVVFERPPIVEDNLYTQLERAEKRIKKLLEENEFQVMRTGHHAGQNCYLLFETLSGEVSGVKKHYGPKIESYENSMRFIRKNREYSRFFENGRYVTYRTRRLKKVEQVIEHAIRTQHESMGKDVSDYIRYGSVYSGREILKLDDLLHTLADFLGVKE
- a CDS encoding MBL fold metallo-hydrolase; protein product: MKITFLGTGVAVSLAGKAQQSILIEDDKLVLVDCGFGTMLRLQQAGYDATDIDAIVLTHFHLDHCGELMGILKARWLNGAKKIDIHAPEGARNFMDSFFSASPYLIGKPDFRVYEVSDGDIFSIGHLKFEARKTIHSLESLGYAVNDVLISGDTSAFSGLYHDVDTVIHEMSLDFGGKPDFHTSPENFAENAGNIRKAYFIHLYPPAYGNRKNIAAFLEKKGVRAEYPNDLEVLML
- a CDS encoding threonine--tRNA ligase yields the protein MKILLLHSDYIEYEVKKKTRLAEPFEGKGERVDEALVVFISVEKGDTEDTALKAVEEISEVAKKVNAEKVVLYPYAHLSSNLADPETAVKLLKFMEEKLSSSFEVHRSPFGWYKAFKISCKGHPLSELSREIKGEDIEVTQALRDEEKAKSYWYILTPEKELAQVEDFDFSQYPNLKKFVDYEISKRRAVDRVPPHVELMKRLEIADYEEASDSGHMRYYPNGRLIKSLLEMFVTEKCIEYGAMEVETPIMYDRAHPTLRKYLERFPARQYIIKGDKRDFFLRFAACFGQFLMTSQATITYRHLPLKMYELTRYSFRKEQRGELVGLRRLRAFTMPDMHTIVRDIEEAKEEFYNQYKLSVEVLREIGLEPEDYEVAIRITKDFYEENKEFIHSIAEVLNKPILIEMWDRRFFYFVLKFEFNFVDALDKASALSTVQIDVENAERYGITYVDSDGKEKHPLILHCSASGAIERVMYSLLEKEYMKAEEGKLPMLPVWLSPTQVRIIPIAERHLEKAIEIAEVLRANRIRADVDDREETTGKKVRDAATQWVPYVVVVGDRELESGKLSVTVRKESTKEKQKKVEMTVDELIEEVKKECEGRPYKPLPMPVLLSKRPSMR
- a CDS encoding AbrB/MazE/SpoVT family DNA-binding domain-containing protein — protein: MGVVTRKYQITIPPEVRKSLNIKIGDRVEIVRNERGEFVLRKVGRDLGEYIEILEDAAGSLKMNKEKLKKLQETIGESFDV
- the thpR gene encoding RNA 2',3'-cyclic phosphodiesterase; translated protein: MRLFVAIDISEDIRKELLPLLSLLSGYRGIKPVEPENLHITLKFLGEVNDAKAELIRDRLRQIQLEPFKIRFRGIGFFPNSNYLRVIWIGVEGDGIYSLAKDVEESMRKLGFKKDKDFKAHLTVGRVKRIGPQDKAKLLKELETYSREYGEMVVDNFRLKKSTLTPKGPIYEDVEVFGGL